The stretch of DNA ATCCCGACGCAGGCTTTGGTATGGTGGAGAGCGATGCTTTCGAAGTTCATGTCGCGCAAGTGCGTGCCCTACACCCCGGTTACGGCAAAGCTCGCCGAACTTACCGTCGCGCTGGTGAGCTCGACCGGCGTCTACCTGGATGGCCAGGAGCCGTACTCGGATAACGGCGACGAGACCTACCGCGTGATCCCGGGCGACGCCGCGACCTCGCTGCTGCGCTTCAAGCACGGCCACTACGACACGGCGAACGC from Acidobacteriota bacterium encodes:
- a CDS encoding glycine/betaine/sarcosine/D-proline family reductase selenoprotein B, whose protein sequence is MLSKFMSRKCVPYTPVTAKLAELTVALVSSTGVYLDGQEPYSDNGDETYRVIPGDAATSLLRFKHGHYDTANAERDANSVFPLDRLRELAAEGFIKCVSNKHVGFKGYSPDLKAQYERLAPAIAAEIERSQADAVVLTGG